A region of Bradyrhizobium sp. SZCCHNS1050 DNA encodes the following proteins:
- a CDS encoding exodeoxyribonuclease VII small subunit has product MADNTVTDVKKLSFERAIEELESIVKRLEDGKVPLEESVAIYERGEALKRRCEELLRQAEARVEKITTDASGHAVGTVPLDVQ; this is encoded by the coding sequence ATGGCGGACAACACCGTAACCGACGTCAAGAAGCTGTCGTTCGAGCGCGCGATCGAGGAGCTGGAATCGATCGTGAAGCGGCTCGAGGACGGCAAGGTGCCGCTTGAGGAGTCGGTGGCGATCTATGAGCGCGGCGAGGCGCTGAAGCGGCGCTGCGAGGAGCTGCTGCGCCAGGCGGAGGCCCGGGTCGAGAAGATCACGACCGACGCCAGCGGCCATGCGGTGGGAACCGTGCCGCTCGACGTGCAATAG
- a CDS encoding nucleoside 2-deoxyribosyltransferase: MKIYLAGPDVFLPDAIEIGRRKVAICDRHGLIGLYPLDNSIDLASSDASRQIFHGNEAMMDDADAIIANLTPFRGPGADAGTVYEFGYMAGSGKLCLGYCNDPAVYADRARRFTAVTEQDGRLVDGEGLTVEDFGLPDNLMMIHALELRGAPLVAPRERPADVWHHLAAFETCVRLAAERLATRTV, from the coding sequence ATGAAGATCTATCTGGCAGGTCCCGACGTGTTCCTGCCGGATGCCATTGAGATCGGCCGGCGGAAGGTCGCGATCTGCGACCGCCACGGCCTGATCGGCCTCTACCCCCTCGACAACAGCATCGACCTCGCCTCCTCCGACGCCTCGCGCCAGATCTTCCATGGCAACGAGGCGATGATGGACGACGCCGATGCCATCATCGCCAATCTCACACCGTTCCGCGGGCCCGGCGCCGATGCCGGCACGGTCTATGAGTTCGGCTACATGGCCGGCTCCGGCAAGCTGTGTCTCGGCTACTGCAACGACCCGGCCGTCTACGCCGATCGTGCCCGGCGCTTCACGGCGGTGACGGAGCAGGACGGCCGCCTGGTCGATGGCGAAGGCCTGACTGTCGAGGATTTCGGCCTGCCCGACAATCTCATGATGATCCACGCGCTCGAGCTACGCGGCGCCCCGCTCGTCGCTCCACGCGAACGCCCTGCGGACGTCTGGCATCATCTGGCAGCTTTCGAGACCTGCGTGAGA
- the dxs gene encoding 1-deoxy-D-xylulose-5-phosphate synthase, which translates to MTTFSKTPLLDTIKTPEDLRRLKVEQVRQVADELRQETIDAVSVTGGHFGAGLGVVELTTAIHYVFDTPRDRLIWDVGHQAYPHKILTGRRDRIRTLRTGGGLSGFTKRAESDYDPFGAAHSSTSISAGLGMAVARDLSGGKNNVIAVIGDGAMSAGMAYEAMNNAGAMNSRLIVILNDNDMSIAPPVGAMSAYLSRLYSGKTYRTLRDAAKQLGQHLPKVIANRASRVEEYSRGFMMDGGTLFEELGFYYVGPIDGHNLDHLLPVLKNVRDMETGPILVHVVTQKGKGYSPAEAAADKYHAVAKFDIATGTQAKAKPNAPAYQNVFGQSLVKEAEKDDKIVGITAAMPSGTGIDIFAKAFPKRTFDVGIAEQHAVTFAAGLAAEGFKPFCAIYSTFLQRGYDQIVHDVCIQSLPVRFAIDRAGLVGADGATHAGSFDNAYLGCLPNMVIMAASDEAELVHMVATQVAINDRPSSVRYPRGEGRGVEMPEVGVPLPIGKGRMIRQGKQVALLSFGTRLAECEKAADELAAHGLSASIADARFMKPLDEELVMKLAREHDILITIEEGSIGGFGSHVMQYLSDQGMLDGGLKMRSMVLPDEFQDHDTPAAMYARAGLDAKGIVRKVFEALGKDYTTESVKLA; encoded by the coding sequence GTGACCACATTTAGTAAGACGCCGCTTCTCGACACCATCAAGACCCCGGAAGATCTGCGCCGGCTGAAGGTCGAGCAGGTCCGGCAGGTCGCCGACGAATTGCGCCAGGAGACCATCGACGCGGTCTCGGTGACCGGCGGCCATTTCGGCGCTGGTCTCGGCGTGGTCGAGCTGACCACGGCCATCCATTACGTGTTCGACACCCCGCGTGACCGCCTGATCTGGGACGTCGGCCACCAGGCCTACCCGCACAAGATCCTGACCGGACGCCGCGACCGCATCCGCACCTTGCGCACCGGCGGCGGCCTCTCCGGGTTCACCAAGCGCGCCGAGAGCGACTACGATCCGTTTGGCGCTGCGCACTCGTCGACCTCGATTTCCGCCGGCCTCGGCATGGCCGTTGCGCGCGACCTGTCGGGCGGCAAGAACAACGTGATCGCCGTGATCGGCGACGGTGCGATGTCCGCCGGCATGGCCTATGAGGCCATGAACAATGCCGGCGCGATGAACTCCCGCCTGATCGTGATCCTCAACGACAACGACATGTCGATCGCGCCGCCGGTCGGCGCCATGTCGGCCTATCTGTCGCGCCTGTACTCGGGCAAGACCTACCGGACGCTGCGAGATGCCGCCAAGCAGCTCGGCCAGCATCTGCCCAAGGTGATCGCCAACCGCGCCAGCCGCGTCGAGGAATATTCCCGCGGCTTCATGATGGACGGCGGCACGCTGTTCGAGGAGCTCGGCTTCTACTACGTCGGCCCGATCGACGGCCACAACCTCGACCATCTGCTCCCCGTCCTGAAGAACGTCCGCGACATGGAGACCGGCCCGATCCTGGTCCACGTCGTGACCCAGAAGGGCAAGGGCTACTCGCCCGCGGAAGCGGCGGCCGACAAATATCATGCGGTGGCCAAGTTCGACATCGCCACCGGCACCCAGGCGAAGGCCAAGCCGAACGCGCCGGCCTATCAGAACGTGTTCGGCCAGAGCCTGGTCAAGGAAGCCGAGAAGGACGACAAGATCGTCGGCATCACCGCCGCGATGCCCTCGGGCACCGGCATCGACATCTTCGCCAAGGCGTTCCCGAAGCGCACCTTCGACGTCGGCATCGCCGAGCAGCACGCCGTGACCTTCGCCGCCGGCCTCGCAGCAGAAGGCTTCAAGCCGTTCTGCGCGATCTACTCGACCTTCCTGCAGCGCGGCTACGACCAGATCGTCCACGACGTCTGCATCCAGAGCCTGCCGGTGCGCTTCGCCATCGACCGCGCCGGCCTGGTCGGCGCCGACGGCGCGACCCATGCCGGCTCCTTCGACAACGCCTATCTCGGCTGCCTGCCGAACATGGTGATCATGGCGGCCTCCGACGAGGCCGAGCTGGTGCACATGGTGGCGACCCAGGTCGCGATCAACGACCGGCCGAGCTCGGTGCGCTATCCGCGCGGCGAAGGCCGCGGCGTGGAAATGCCCGAGGTTGGCGTTCCGCTGCCGATCGGCAAGGGCCGCATGATCCGCCAGGGCAAGCAGGTCGCCCTGCTCTCCTTCGGCACCCGGCTTGCCGAGTGCGAGAAGGCCGCCGACGAGCTCGCCGCCCATGGCCTGTCCGCCTCGATCGCCGATGCGCGCTTCATGAAACCGCTCGACGAGGAGCTGGTGATGAAGCTCGCCCGCGAGCACGACATCCTGATCACGATCGAAGAAGGCTCGATCGGCGGCTTCGGCTCGCACGTGATGCAGTATCTGTCCGACCAGGGCATGCTGGACGGCGGCCTGAAGATGCGTTCGATGGTGCTGCCCGACGAGTTCCAGGACCACGACACGCCGGCAGCGATGTACGCCCGCGCCGGGCTCGACGCCAAAGGCATCGTCCGTAAGGTGTTCGAGGCGCTCGGCAAGGATTACACGACCGAGTCGGTCAAGCTCGCCTGA
- a CDS encoding histone deacetylase family protein, whose translation MSTLYLSHEACLDHATPSGHPERADRLRAVEEALTEERFALLDRDEAPEADIELALLCHNEHYVTELRHMAPTSGIIYLDGDTSMSPGTWEAVMRGVGGAVAATESVMSGRHRNAFVAVRPPGHHAEIAKPMGFCFFDNVAIAARYAQRTFGIERAAIVDFDVHHGNGTQDIFWADKSVMYCSTHQMPLFPGTGARGERGEHDTIVNAPLASEDGSLEFRSAFENLILPQLTKFSPELVIISAGFDAHYRDPLASLNLRAEDFGWVTRKLMELADKTAGGRVVSVLEGGYDLQGLKESVAAHVAALTGA comes from the coding sequence ATGTCGACGCTGTATCTCTCTCATGAAGCCTGCCTCGATCACGCCACGCCGTCCGGCCACCCCGAGCGCGCCGACCGCCTGCGCGCCGTCGAGGAGGCCCTGACCGAGGAGCGCTTCGCCCTGCTCGATCGCGACGAGGCCCCGGAGGCCGACATCGAGCTGGCCCTGCTCTGCCACAACGAGCACTACGTCACCGAGCTGCGCCACATGGCCCCGACCTCGGGCATCATCTATCTCGACGGCGATACCTCGATGTCGCCGGGCACCTGGGAGGCCGTGATGCGCGGCGTCGGCGGCGCCGTCGCGGCGACGGAGTCGGTGATGTCGGGCCGCCACCGCAACGCCTTCGTGGCGGTGCGCCCGCCCGGGCATCATGCCGAGATCGCCAAGCCGATGGGCTTCTGCTTCTTCGACAATGTCGCGATCGCCGCCCGCTACGCCCAGCGCACCTTCGGCATCGAGCGTGCCGCCATCGTCGACTTCGACGTCCACCATGGCAACGGCACCCAGGACATCTTCTGGGCCGACAAGAGCGTGATGTACTGCTCGACCCATCAGATGCCGCTGTTCCCGGGCACCGGCGCCCGCGGCGAGCGCGGCGAGCACGACACTATCGTCAACGCACCGCTGGCCTCCGAGGACGGCAGCCTCGAGTTCCGCTCCGCCTTCGAGAACCTGATCCTGCCGCAGCTCACCAAGTTCAGCCCCGAGCTCGTGATCATCTCGGCCGGCTTCGACGCCCACTATCGCGACCCGCTGGCGTCGCTCAACCTGCGGGCGGAGGATTTCGGCTGGGTCACCCGCAAGCTGATGGAGCTCGCCGACAAGACCGCCGGCGGCCGCGTCGTCTCTGTCTTGGAGGGCGGCTATGACCTTCAGGGGCTTAAGGAATCCGTCGCGGCCCACGTTGCGGCGCTGACCGGGGCGTAA